The Fusobacterium pseudoperiodonticum DNA window AGATAGGTATAACAGCCCCACCAGGATAACCAAAGATTTCTTTTATACCTAATCTTGATAAACATTCAAGTAGGATTCTAGCTCCTTTTATCATCTCATTTGCCATAATAACTCCTTTACATCGGTGAATTTTCTCTAACTATATCATAACCTTCTTTCTTGAAAGCTTCAGCAATCTTAGAGATATGTTCTTCACCATTTGTTTCAACTGTAACTTGTAATTCCACATCTTTAAATCTTGATAGATTTTTAAATTGATTGTGTTCCAACTTAATAACATTTGCATTTTGTTTTGCTAAAATTTCAGAAACTTTTAAAAGTTGTCCTGGTTTATCAGCTAATTGAACAGAGAAAGTAAATATTCTACCTCTCATGATAAGTCCTTTATTTATCATAGAAGAAATAGTTAAAACATCTATATTTCCTCCACTTACAACAGCAACTATCTTTTTACCCTTTATATTTAATTTCTTAGCTGCTGCCACTGGTAAGATACCTGAGTTTTCAGCTACTAGTTTATGTTTTTCAACCAATAGTAAAAAGGCTTCCATCAACTCATAATCTGAAACGGTAACTATATCATCAACATATTTTTTAATATATTCAAAGTTCTTTTCACCTATTCTTTTAACAGCAGTACCATCAGCTATAGTATTAGCTTCAGCTAGTTCTACAACCTTTCCTTTTTCAAGAGCAGCTATTGCAGAGGCAGCACCTTCAGGCTCAACTCCTATAACTTTTACTTGAGGATTTTTTAACTTAGCTGCAGAAGCTATACCAGAAACTAAACCTCCTCCACCAAGTGGAACAAGTATGATATCTGCATCAGGTAGTTCATCTAATATTTCAAGAGCAATAGTTCCTTGTCCTTCTATAACATCTTCATCATTGAAAGGGTGTACAAATACATAACCATTTTCTTTTTGAAGTTCTAAAGCCTTTTTATAGGCATCATCATAAACTTCTCCATGAAGTACAACTTCTGCTCCATATTTTCTAGTTGCTTCAACCTTTATTAAAGGAGTATGTTTAGGCATAACTATAACAGCCTTAATTCCTAATCTTTTAGCTGCATAAGCAACTCCTTGAGCATGGTTACCAGCTGATGAAGCTATAACTCCTTTTTTCTTTTCTTCTTCTGTAAGTTTAGCAATCTTGTTGTATGCTCCCCTTATCTTGAATGAACCAGTCTTTTGTAAGTTTTCTGGTTTTAAATATATTTCATTCCCTGATTCTTCAGAGAACACAGGGCTGTGTATCAATTTAGTCTTGACCACAACTGTTGTTAATCTTTCTCTTGCTTCAATAAAATCATAAAGTTTGTGCATTTTGGTCTCCTATACCTTATCTAAATATTTTTATTCTATATATATTGCTCCTGCAGCAGCTGATGAAACATGAGCTGCATATCTTTTTAAGTAACCTTTAACATTTGGTTCATAAGGTTTTAATTCAGCTTTTCTTCTTGCAATTTCTTCATCAGAAAGTTTTACATTTATTTTTCTGTTTGGAATATCTATTTCAATAATATCTCCATCTTGTACTATTGCGATAGTACCTCCTGCAGCAGCTTCTGGAGAAACATGTCCTATTGAAGCTCCTCTTGTAGCACCTGAAAATCTTCCATCAGTTATAAGGGCTACATCTTTTCCTAATCCCATTCCAGCAATTGTAGCAGTAGGTGCAAGCATTTCTCTCATTCCAGGTCCACCTTTAGGCCCTTCATATCTTATTACAACAACATCTCCTGCAACTATCTTTTTCTCTCTCATAGCCTTAATAGTTTCTTCTTCACTGTTAAATACTTTTGCCGGTCCTGAGTGAACAAGCATTTCTTTATCAACTGCTCCTTCTTTTACAACACAACCATCTTCTGCAAGGTTTCCTTTTAGAACGGCAATTCCTCCTGTTGTGTAAGCTGGTTTATCCCAAGGTTTTATAACGTCATCATCATTAATATAAGCATCTTTCGCAAGTTCTCCTTGAGTTCTTAGAGCAACTGTTTTTTCATCAGCATGAAGTCTTCCATTTTCATAAAGTCTTTTCATAACTCCCGTAACTCCTCCAGCTCTATATAGATCTTCTATAAAGTATTCACCTGAAGGTGATAATTTACATAATTGAGGAGTCTTCTTAGCAATTTCATTGAAGTCATCTAAAGTTAAATCTACTCCTGCTTCATGAGCTATAGCCGGTAAGTGTAGAGCAGTATTTGATGATCCTCCTAAAGCCATATCAACAGCAACCGCATTTTCAAAAGCTTTTTTAGTCATGATGTCACTAGGTCTTAAATCAGCTTTTAAAATTTCTAATATTTGCATACCTGCTTTTTTAGCAAGTCTTAATCTTTCAGAGAATACAGCAGGTACAGTTCCATTTCCAGGAAGTCCCATACCTAAAGCTTCTGTTAAACAGTTCATAGTGTTAGCTGTGTACATTCCTGCACAAGAACCACAAGTAGGACAAGCTAGATCTTCAACTGTATTTAATTCTTTTCTTGTTATAAGTCCTGCTTCATATTGTCCAACTGCTTCAAAAACATTACTTAGTCCAACTTTTTTACCTTTATATACTCCTGCAAGCATAGCTCCTCCACTTATAAAGATAGAAGGTATATTTAATCTTGCTGCTGCCATTAACATTCCAGGTACAACTTTATCACAGTTAGGTATAAATACTATCGCATCAAATGGAGTTGCCATTGCAACTGCTTCAACAGAGTCTGCAATCAATTGTCTTGTTACCAATGAATACTTCATACCTAAGTGATTCATTGCAAGTCCATCACAAATACCTATAGTATTGAATTCCATAGGAACTCCCCCAGCATTTCTAATACCATCTTTAACAGCTTGTACTAATGTTTGTAGATGTACATGCCCTGGTATTATTTCATTAAATGAGTTGGCAATTCCAATTATAGGTCTATCCATTTCTTCTGCCACAAATCCCAGACCTTTTAACAACGAACGATGAGGTGCTCTTGCTGCTCCCTCTGTTAGATTATTACTTCTTGACATAATTTCACTCCTTAGTATATAGTTAATTTTTTTGTTTAAATTTCTAGTACAGTTAAACTAAATTTTGGTAAAAATAAAATTTTACAAAAAAAGAC harbors:
- the ilvA gene encoding threonine ammonia-lyase — protein: MHKLYDFIEARERLTTVVVKTKLIHSPVFSEESGNEIYLKPENLQKTGSFKIRGAYNKIAKLTEEEKKKGVIASSAGNHAQGVAYAAKRLGIKAVIVMPKHTPLIKVEATRKYGAEVVLHGEVYDDAYKKALELQKENGYVFVHPFNDEDVIEGQGTIALEILDELPDADIILVPLGGGGLVSGIASAAKLKNPQVKVIGVEPEGAASAIAALEKGKVVELAEANTIADGTAVKRIGEKNFEYIKKYVDDIVTVSDYELMEAFLLLVEKHKLVAENSGILPVAAAKKLNIKGKKIVAVVSGGNIDVLTISSMINKGLIMRGRIFTFSVQLADKPGQLLKVSEILAKQNANVIKLEHNQFKNLSRFKDVELQVTVETNGEEHISKIAEAFKKEGYDIVRENSPM
- the ilvD gene encoding dihydroxy-acid dehydratase, which codes for MSRSNNLTEGAARAPHRSLLKGLGFVAEEMDRPIIGIANSFNEIIPGHVHLQTLVQAVKDGIRNAGGVPMEFNTIGICDGLAMNHLGMKYSLVTRQLIADSVEAVAMATPFDAIVFIPNCDKVVPGMLMAAARLNIPSIFISGGAMLAGVYKGKKVGLSNVFEAVGQYEAGLITRKELNTVEDLACPTCGSCAGMYTANTMNCLTEALGMGLPGNGTVPAVFSERLRLAKKAGMQILEILKADLRPSDIMTKKAFENAVAVDMALGGSSNTALHLPAIAHEAGVDLTLDDFNEIAKKTPQLCKLSPSGEYFIEDLYRAGGVTGVMKRLYENGRLHADEKTVALRTQGELAKDAYINDDDVIKPWDKPAYTTGGIAVLKGNLAEDGCVVKEGAVDKEMLVHSGPAKVFNSEEETIKAMREKKIVAGDVVVIRYEGPKGGPGMREMLAPTATIAGMGLGKDVALITDGRFSGATRGASIGHVSPEAAAGGTIAIVQDGDIIEIDIPNRKINVKLSDEEIARRKAELKPYEPNVKGYLKRYAAHVSSAAAGAIYIE